The sequence GCCGTGCCGCCCACGTTGAAGTACACGTCGCCGGCGAGGTCCGACACGCACTGCGGGTCGCCGTTGGTCTCGCCGGCGGAGAACGAGGCCGAGCCCTCCGCGCCGAGCTGGCAGTTCACGCCGATCTCCGGGCCGGCGACGCCCGCGACCTGGAATTTGAGATCCGCGTCGATCTCCACGTAGGCCTTGGCGTTGGCCTTGCCGGAGAGGGTGAGGCTCTGGTTGAAGCTCGGGTCGTAGCCGCCCTTGGGCGCCGCGCCGTTGTTGTAGTCGTAGATGAAGCCCGCGGTGAGGCCCACGCCCGCGTGCGCGGTGCCGTGCAGGTTCACACTGCCCGAGGCCTCGGCGTGCGCCTTGCCGGTCAGCCCGAGCGTCGGGAACACGGGAACGGGGCCGAGTTGGATCTCGCCGAGCGGGAAGCTGGCGCTGAAGAGCGTCCAGTCCTTGGAGTACGAGGCCGACGCGGTGGCGTCGAGGGTCACGTCGATCGCCGGCGTACCCGTGGCGATCACGCTGAAGGTCTGGATGTGGAAGCCCGAGGTGACGACATCGATGTCGATCTGCGAGGTGAACGACGCCGTGCCCTGGATGCTGCCGGAGATGGGCGAGGGCATGCCCACGCTGCCTGACTTGCTCTGGGTGGGCGGGTTGATGGTCTTCTTCCACTCCAGGCGCGGCTGGTGGTGGGTCTTCAGGTCCTTCACGATCATGTGGCCGTGGAGCCAGCCCGTCTCCACCACGTCTGCGATGCTGCCCTCGCGGGTCATCACCACCCAGCGGTTGCCCTCGCGGTGGACGGACACGATGCTGCGGATGAAGCCCTCACCGCCGCAGGAGCTGTTGCAGTACAGCGTGTAGCCCGGGCCGAGGCGGCGCAGCCAGCCGGCGTTGGGGCCGCGGAAGAGGAGCCGGTCGCCCTCGATGGAGACCGCGTTCTTCGCGGGCGTCTTGCCCACGTCGATGGCCATGGGGTTGAGCACCAGGTTCTTGTTCGGCTCGCCGAAGGCCTTGTGGAGCGCGGGGTAGTCCACCTTCCCGTCGGGCGTGACGAACGTCTGGTTGGTGTTCTTCTGTGCCGGCGCAGGCGGCTGCGACTTGCCACACGCAACCAACGCACAACACAGCACCAGCCCGAAGCGGGCATTCGAAACGAGGCGCATGGTCACTCTCCCGAGGGAGAGTGTGCCATGCGGCGCGAAGCGCGAGCCAACGGTTCCTCACACGCGGAGTGTGGGCGGATCGCGCTTGGATTTTCCGGTACGCAGCGCGTTACAACAATTCTTAGCTCGCAGCTTCGAGAAGAGACTGGGACTCCCCTGGCGGCGTGCGCTCCAAACGACCCAGACGGGTGGTCAGCGGGCAGCGGTCCACCCGTCGACCCGGGCGGGGCCCGCGGCGTCGCGCGCCTCGGGCGCAGAGGTAATCCGCGGCGGCGAGATCCTGAGGCGGGTGCGGCGCCCGGCGGCGCTCCCCGCGCGGATTCGCGAGCCGGCAGTGGCCGACTTCATCGAGCGCTTGCGCACCTCGGCGCCCCGCCCGAGCAGCTGACGGACAAGCGAGCGCGAGGCCGCGCGCTGCGGAAAAACGCTTCCGAGCGTCGCGACGCGCACGGCCCAGGTCAGCGCCCTTGCGGTCTGCGCCGCGCCAACCGGGTGCTCGGAGAAGAGGCGGCCAGGCCGGCACGCGGACTGCAACTCCTGCCCCGTGCGTGCGAAGCGGCCGCTGTCGGCCCGCGCACCAGGAGGATGAACCCTTGAAACTGAACCGTGCGCTTCTCCTCGCCGGCGCCGCCGCGTGGCTGGCCCTGGGATGCAACTCGAGCAGCACCACCACGGCGTCGACCACGCCCGAGGCCGCGGTGGCCGTCGACGAGGTGGCCGCGGCGAACAACGACGCCGCCTGGAGCTACGCCGTCGCCGACACCTTCACCGATCCGTTCCTGGCCGCAATCCAGATCAAGCACCGACCGATTCCGAGGCAGGCGGTGGTGGTCTTCGATCCGGTGGCTGCGGCGAACACCATGGCGGCGTCGGCGGCGAACTACTACTCGCCCTCGAGCTGCGTGACGGCCACGGCGAATGGCGCGGTGGCGACGTTGAAGTTCAACGGCTGCAATGGCCCGGTGGGTCTCACCGAGCTCGACGGCACGCTCGTGGCCACCTACAGCTCGAGCTCTGCGGGGCCGCAGTTCGTGCTCACCTCGAACGGCCTCACCATCTCGGGCGTCCCCTACGACGTGAACGCCACGGGCGTCATCTCCCGCAACGGCAACACCCGCGTGGTGACGCTCGACTCCACCAGCGTGCGCTCCAGCTCGACGGCCACGCGCACCTGGAAGGGCACCGTGGCGTGGACCAAGGGCAACCCCTGCCTCACCGTGAACGGTACGGGCACGCAGACGCTCAACGGCAGCGCCTACGCCACCACGCTCAACGGGTACCAGCGCTGCTCGGGCCAGTGCCCGACGGCGGGCACGCTCACGTCTTCGGGGCCCAACGGCGGCGTCGCCACGCTCACCTTCAACAACTCCGCCACGCCGGGCTTCACGGATTCGAACGGCGCGAACGGCGCGATCAGCATCTCCTGCCCGTAGCGACGCTTCACCAATCGCCGAGCGGCGCACCCACGGTCGCGCGCCCGATCCAGCCCCACTGGCTCGGCGCGTGGTCGTCGGCGGGGATGCGGCCCTGGGCCGACAGCTCCACGCCCAGGCTGGGCCAGCCGCGGAACGCGGTCGCTGCGCCGAGGGTGACGGCGGCGTCGCGCTCCAGGCCCACGATGGGCTTCACGCCACCGATGAGCCAGCTGCGGGCGATGAGCCGGGCCTGACCGATGCCCTTCCAGTCGAGGGTGGAGTCGACGAGGCCTTCGGCGCCGGGGCCCATCTCGTAGATGGGCGGCTGGTTGAAGTCGGGGCCCTTGTAGATGAAGTCGGCCTGCTCGTCGGTGCCGCTCGCGCCCATGAGCACCGCGGCGGCCACCGCAGTCGCGCGCAGGCGCAAGCCGGTTCCAGGCGCCATGCCGATGGAGATGCCCGGCCCGGCCGACGTGGCGGACACGCGGAAGTCGGGCCCGCTGTCGAAGTCGTAGAGGCCGTAGAGGCCCGCCGCGCCGGCCGCGTCCGAGGTCTGCAGCCGCCCTCCCGCGAGCAGGCCGCGAATCATGATGTCGCCGTTGGGCCGACCGATGAGCGCGTAGTCGAAGCGCATGTCCATGTAGTCGAAGGGGTGGAGCGTGCGCGTGCTGCGGTCGTCGGGGAAGCCCGCGGAGAAGTCGAGGCCCATCACCACCTGGCCGCGCGAGTAGTCCGCGCCGTGAATGAGCAAGCCGCCCGCATAGAGCCGGCCCTGCCACTGCGGCAGCTGCTCGGGCTGGTACGGCTGGGGCTTGCCGAGCACCTCGCGGTTGAAGCTGCCCATCGGATCGAGCAGGAAGCCGCCGACGAGCCGCAGCGGCCCCGCACCGGGGGCGCCCGGCTGGATCAACACTTCGGTCAGCCGGTGGAAGGTCTCGCCGAAGTACGAGCCGCCGACGGAGCCATTAACCAAATCGTTAATCGACGGATTCTGCAGCTCGCCCGCGAGCTCGAACGCCGCGGCGAATGCCGTGGTGTAGCCCAGGCTCTCCCAGTAGCTGAGCTGGTTGGAGCGCGCGATGTTGTAGGCGAGCGAGCCCATGTACGGGTGGGCCACGAAGTTCATGAACATCTGGTCGCCGTCGATGAACCAGGGCTGGGTGATTACGAAGTGGCCGATCGAGTCCGGCGTGACCTGTGCGTAGCCGTCCTTGGCGACCCAGCGGTCGTAGCCCACGATGCCCACGCCGAGCGTGAGCGCCTCCACCGCGGGCACCCAGTAGCTCTTGGGCGGGACCTTGGTGAACAACGGCTGGGGCGGCGGCGCCTCGGCATTGGGCGGCGTGAGCGGCGCGGCGTCCGGCGTCGTCTCGGCCGGTGGGACGTCCACCGGAGGCGGCGGCTGCGCGGGCGCTGCGATGAGCGCCAAGGCGACGAGGCTCCCTGTGAAAGGTGCCATGCCAAGTTTGCCGGCCCGTACCCCGGACTGCCGGGTACCGAGCTTGAGGCCGGTCCTCGACTGAACGTAGGGGCCGTGTCTGCGAACGGAAAGTGTCCGGCGTCCACCTCGGCTGGAGCGCGTGGAGCGCAGCGAGGCCTTGTGCTCCAAGGTCGGAATGACGGTCGGCGGGCGTGGTGTTGGTATGCGGATGACCACCCCTCGGACTCTTCTGCTCCCCGTGCTCGCCAGCCTGGCGGCCTTGGCGCTGCTCGGCGGCTGCGCGTCGATGATGAACCTGCGCAGCCAGCCGTCGACGAGCGTGCCTGCCAAGGTCGCGAGCTCCAACGCGCGCCCGCTGCGCGTGGTCTCGTTCAACGTGCACCTGGGCGAGTTCCTGAAGTACGAGCGCGAGGGGCACCACGCGTCGATCGAGCGCAGCTTCCGGCAGGACCCGCGGCTGCGGAGCGCGGACATCATCGGGCTGCAGGAGCTCTGCTCCGACGAGGGCGGCTGGCAGGTCGACTACTTCCACCAGGTGATGAAAGACACCGCGGGCCAGAGCTACGTGGCCACGGCGCTCTCCGATCCCATCGGCAAGATGATGTGCGCCCGCGTGGAGGCCATCTACAGCCGCTTCCCCATCGTGAATCAGGGCGTGATCACGCTGCCCCAGGTCTTCGAGCCGCGCTCGGCGGTGTGGGCCGACATCGACGTCCCCAACCTGGACGGGCAGGGCACCACGCGGGTGCGCGTGTACAACGCGCACCTCGAGAACCGGCCGCAGAACATGAGCTGGGAAGAGGGCCGGCTGAAGCAGATCCGCGTGGTGCTCGATCACGTCGACGCCTGGCGCGCGGCGCACCCCGGCGAGCCGCTGATTCTCCTCGGCGACCTGAACACCGTCGGCCGAATCTGGGATCCGTGGCGCCGCGAGGCGACCATCAAGGCCATCGAGGCCGATCAGCTGCAGGCGTCCATCAAGGGCTATCACCGCACGCTCACCTTCACGCCGCACCAGATCGACTGGATCTTCTTCAACGACCAGCTCGCGCTGAAGCACTCGGAGGTCGTGGGCGTGTGGCTCTCGGATCACTTCCCGCTGGTGGCCGACTTCACGCTGGCGCCTGCCAAGGAAGCGAGCGCTGCGTCGGCTCCTCCTGCGGCCGCGCCCGCACCCGAGCAACCTTCGACGGCTTCGGCCGCGCCCGCCGGCCTCCGACCGAGCGCCCGCTAGCCCGAGCCTCGCCAGCACGACCGCACGCCACCACCTTTCCCGGGGGGAGGGGCGATGCGGCGAGCAGCGTGCCTGCTGATCTGTGCGCTCGCGACGGCCGCGCGCGCGGACGTGCTGCCGAGCACCGGCTCGCTCGCCATCCCCAACTTCAACCGCACGCAGATCGGCCCCGTGGAGTCGCTGGAGGCGGGCGCGTACGTGGCGCGCTCGGTGGGCCCGGCGTCGAACTGGTACAACCCCGCGGGCCTCGCCGACACCGACCGCACCGTCATCAGCTCCAGCGCCATCGGCTACGAGCTGAGCCTGTTGCGATTGGGCAACCTCGAAGCGCGAATCGAGAACACCTCGGCGCTCCTGCCCATCCCCGCGTTCATCGGCGCCGTGATCGGCCCGCCGTTCATCAACTGGCAGCACCTGCGACTGGGCTTCTCGCTGACCAAGGAGTCATCGTGGTCGGGCGGCATCGACAGCGCGAACACGCTCATCACCGGCAACCAGGTCGAGCGCTTCGCGTACACGTCGGATGTGGAATTCAGCATCGTGCGGCCCACGGTGGCCGTGGGCTTCCGGCCGCACCGCGTGATCCGCGTGGGCGCCTCGCTGGCCGGCGTGATCACCACCTACTCCGCCGACACCATGCTCTCGGACGTCGCCACCGGCGGGCCGACGCAGGTGCTCCTGCGCACCGATCGCCTCAAGGGCCACGCCGTGGAGCTGCAGCCCTCGATCGGCGTGCAGCTCAGCCCGCCCGGCGAAGGTTGGGACTTCGGCGCAGTGCTCTGGGCCCCGGGTTTGCGGCTCTTCGGCACCGGTGCGCTCAACTACGAGTCGGTGACCACCCTCGGCGCGACGACGACCACCACCTCGCTCGAGGACAACTCCGCGCGCTTCGCGTACCAGCCGCCGTTCGAGGCCGTCATCGGCGGCGCGTACACGCACCGGGCCGGGCAGATCGAGGTGGACCTGCGCTACTACACCTCGTCGGGCACGCAGCCGCTCTTCCGTAGCCAACAGCCCATCGTGCACGTCTCGGACACGGGCGGCGTCCAGACCACGACCACGGCGCCGTTCGATGGCATCAACTACGAGACCCGTCCGGTGCTGAGCGGCTCGGTGGGCGGCGCCCTCCAGGTCAGTCGGCTCGTCGCGCTCCACGGCGGGTTCTTCCTCAACCGCTCGCCGAGCCGGAACACCAACACCAACTTCCCGCAGGTGAACCTCTACGGCGGCGCCGCGGGCGGCACGCTCACCACCCGGCACTTCGTGGGTTCGGCGGGCATGACCTTCTCGTACGGCAAGAGCCCCGACTTCGGACTCGCCCAGGGCCTCCCGGGGACCAGCGTCGACGTGCAGGTCCGGCTGCTCACCATCGCGGCCATCTTCGCGATCTCGTACACCTTCTGAGCCTCGACAGATCCTTCCGGGACTTCCGTTCGTTGGATCTCGTGTCGCACCGCGCAGACGTGCGAGCGAGAGGCGTCGGCATTACGTAGGTAGGAGCACCACTGCCACTTCATCCCGGAGCCTCCAATGAGCTGGGAACAAGTCAGGCTTCAGGTGGACCCTCCCCGAGGCTGGACGCGGCTCGAGGACGTGCAGCCGCTCACCTTTGCGGCGCCGTCCGGGCTGCGGCTGCGGCTCTCGCCCATGAGCACGCCCGAGGAGCTCGACACCGAGCCGGGCGCCGAGCCCCGCCTGATGTGGGCCCTGGCCCGCTCGCGCGAGAGCCTGGGGAACGCGGTGATGGCGCGCATCTCGCCCTGTCAGTTCGGGCTCTGCGCCACGCTCACGCTGGAGGTCGGCGTGGGTCGGCAGACCATGTTCTGGCTGCTGGCGAGCCCCGCGCACGTGCTGGTGGTGAGCCTCTCGGGAAAGCCCAGCGCGACCGAGCTCGCGGGCGCGGTGCAGTGCGTCGAGTCGATGCGGCTGGTGTCGGCGGCGCGGTACCCGAACTAACCTAGAAGCGGATCTTCGCGGCAAGCACGTTCGCGTCGCCGGGGCCGCTGGTGGCGCCGCCGGTCACGTAGAGGAAGTCGCCGGCCACGGCCATGGCGTGGTTGGTGCGGCCGAGCGGCATCGTCGACGTGGCAGTCCATGCGCCGAGCTGGCCGCCAGTGAGGATGGGCGCGGCGAACGTCGCGGTGGTGCCGCTGCCGGTGTAGACCGCCGACTTGCCGCCGACCACGAAGAGCCAGCCGTCGATCGCGACCGCGCGGCCGAACGACGTCGGCGCGGGCAGGGCGGTGGTCGCGAACAGCGCGCTCGCGGAGCTCCCGGTGACGGTGGTACCGCTCACGCTCGCGAGCGGGGTGAGGGTCGAGTCGTAGCCGCCGGCGACGAAGAGCGTGCTTCCGTCGAATGCCCACTGCGGCCGGCCGACGAACGTGGTGCTGAACTCGCTCACGGTCCACGACGCGGCGTCGAAGCTTCCGACCGGCGCGGTGAGCAACGCCAAACCGCCGCCGCCGTCGTCGACGAACACTTCGGTCTCTTCGGTCACCAGCAAGCCATTCGAAATCCACGCCTCGCTGGCGATGGCGTCGTGGCCCGCGGGCATCGCGCCGACGGGGATGAACGTCGATGCGCCGCCGTCCGGGTAGATCGTGCCCGCGAAGACTTTGCCCGCGTAGCTCGGGTCGTCGTAGATGCCGTCGACCACGTAGAGCGTGCTGCCGTCCACGGCGAGCGTGCACTCGTTCACGCCGCTGGGCAGGTGGGTGGCCACGTTCCAGGGGCCAAGCCCGCCGTCCTCGAGGAGCGCGGCGGTCTCCACGTCGTCGTACTCGGCGAAGCCGCCGCCCGAGACCGCGTGGTTGCCGCCGGCGATGACCAGGAAGCCAGGCGCCGCAGCGCTGCAGTGGTTGGCGCGGCCCCCGGGCAGCGGGCCGAGCGCATTCCAGGCCCCGAGTGTGCCATGGGCTGCCGGTGTGCCCGCGTCGACGGGCGTGCCGGCGTCGGTGCCTGCGTCGGTCCCGTTGCCCGCGTCGGTGCCGCCCGCGTCGACAGGGCCCGCATCCGCGCCGACGCTCGTCGAGCCCGAGCACGCCGAAGCGCCGACGACGATCAGCGCGAGCCAAAGTGTCCGCATGCGGTCCCCGGAGCGAGCCGCGCACCATAGCCAAGCCCGCCTGCTTGCGTCGAACAGGCCCGCAAAGGCGGAGGCCCGGCGGCTTTCGCGGCCGGGCCTCCGAGCGCTACCTACGGCCGAATTAGCTCACCGGCCGAACGTTCGACGCCTGCAGGCCCTTGGGGCCCTTGGTCACGTCGAACTCCACCTTCTGGCCCTCGGCCAGGGTGCGGAAGCCCTCGGCCTGGATCGCGGTGTGGTGAACGAACACGTCGTCCCCGCCGTTGTCCTGGCTGATGAAGCCGAAGCCCTTCGAGTCGTTGAACCACTTCACGGTACCAGTTGCCATGTTCTGTGCTTCCTTCTCTTCCGGCGGCGCAGATTCGCCGACGGCCACTCGAACACTCGAAACGAGGCGAGTAGGCCCAGCACCTTGTGACATCCCGGGCGAGTTTGCACGCCCTCCTTTGAGCGCATGTCCAGCGGGCGGCAAAGCCACTTGACCTCGGTCACGCGCCGGTCACGGCGGATGTCCTTTTCGGGGCGCTGGGGCAGACGCGGGCCCCTGTGGCGTGCCATGTTCAGGGTGCTCAGCGGGCCCGACCCGCATGCGCTGCGCTCCGGAGTGCGCAACCCGATGGCCGCTGACCACCCGATCTTCACGCACGCCTCGCCGTTCGCCACCACGCTCAAGACGCGGGTGAACGCCTACTTCGAGCAGAACCAGCTCGATCAGCGCGACCAGCCGCGCATGTTCGCCAAGACCGCGCTGATCATGGCCTGGCTGCTCGGCTCGTATGGCGCGCTCTACCTGGCGACCAACGCCTGGGAGGTGGTGCTGCTCGCCATCTCGGTCGGCCTGGCCATGGCCGGGTTGGGCTTCAACATCCAGCACGACGGCGGCCACGCCGCGTACTCCAAGCATGAGTGGATCAACGTTGCGGCCGCGCACACCCTCGACTTCATCGGCGGCAGCTCGTACGTGTGGCACTGGAAGCACAACGTCACGCACCACACCTACGCGAACATCGCGCACGTCGACGCCGACACCGACGTGGGCGCGTTCGCCCGGTTGACGCCGCACCACACCTGGCGGCCCTGGCACGCGCTGCAGCACGTGTACATCTGGGGCCTCTACGGGATGCTGCCCTTCAAGTGGATCTTCTGGGACGACTTCCACGATCTGGCCACCGGCCACATCGGCTCGCAGGCCTTCCCGCGACCCAAGCCCGGCCGGATGGCGGCCACGTTGCTCCTGAAGCTGCAGTACTTCGGCTGGGCCATCGTGCTGCCGCTGATGGTGCGGCCGTGGCGTGGGGTCCTCCTGGCCTACGTGGTCGCGGCGCTCACGCTGGGCGTGGTCCTGGCCGTGGTCTTCCAGCTCGCGCACTGCGTGGGTGAGGCCGAGTTCCCGGTTCCCAAGGCGGGCTCGCAGGACATGAACATCGACTGGGCCACCCACCAGGTGGCCACGACGGTGGACTTCGCGCGCGACAGCAAGTTCCTCACCTGGTTCCTGGGCGGGCTCAACTTCCAGGTGGAGCACCACCTGTTCCCGCGCGTGACGCACCTGCACTTCCCGGCGCTCTCGAAGATCGTGGAGAGCACCTGCGCGGAGTTCGGCGTGCCGTACCGCGCGTTCCCGACCTTCGGCGCAGCGGTTCGCTCGCACGCGCGGTGGCTGCGGCGGATGGGACAGCGGCCCGCGGAGGCGATCACCCCCACCGCGCCGGCGACCGCCGAGGCGTAGCGCTACTCGCCGCCGAGGCCCGCCTTCACGACGGTGGTCTCGCCCGGCTTGACCTCGACGAAGAGCGTCTTCTGCTTGCCGAGCTTGTCGTTGTTGAGCTCCACCCAGTGCGTGCCCTCGTAGAGCTCGAGGTCGGGGAAGGGCGTGGTGCCCACCTTGTTGCCGTCGACCGTGACCTCGGCCCAGGGCACGACCACGAAGTGTGCCTTGCCCTTGGCGAGCTTGAAGGTGAGCTTCTTCGCCTTGCCCGCGGCGAAGTCCATGGGGATCTCTTTCTTGATGCCAAGTTCACCGTTCACGAGCCTCAGCACGTGACTGCCGACGGGGGCCTGCGCGTTGTTGAGCGGCGTGGGCCCGAGCGGGGTGCGATCCACGAAGACCTTCACCGGCGGATCGCAGGTCACGCTGATCAGGGCGGCATCGCTCCCTGAGGGAGCGTCGGCGGCGGGGCGGGGCGCCTTGGCCACGTGCGGCGTCGAGGGAGCGGGCGTCTTCAAATCTGGCGCGAGCGCGGGATCCGGGGTGGGCGCCGGCGCAGGCGGCGCGGGCGTGGGGGTGGGAGCGGCGGCCACGGGCGTCGGGGCCGGTGCCGGCGTCGGCGCAGGGGCTGGTGCAGGTGTGGGCGTCGGCGCGGTCGCCACGGGCGTGGGCGCCGGCGCGGGCGGTGCCGGAGCCGGCTCGACGGGCTTGATCGGCTTCTCGGCAGGATTCATGGCGACGACGGTCTGGTCGACCGTCGGCTTCGAACGTCCGAACAGCGCGTACGCGCCGCCGCCAAGCACCACGATCGCCAGGAGCGCGCCGCCGACCACGATCCCCATGTTCGTGCCGCCGCTGGGCATGGCCGCGGCGATGTCGTCCTGCTCGTCTTGCTCGCTCTGTGGGGCTTCCGCCGAGAAGTTGCGCGTCGGCTCGGGCTGCGGCTCGTTGGCTTCGGGCTCGGGCTCAGGTTCCGCGGCCGGGACGGGCATCAAGCCCATCACCGTCTCCTGCGCACGCTGGGGATCCTCCTGATCCAGCGTGTCGGGCTCGAGCGCCTTCTGGTTCGCCTTCGAGGCCTTGCGCACCGGCTTGGCCGACAGCTCCGGCGGCGGATCCTCGGGCAGCGTCATGCCGATGACGGTGTCGTTCGACTCGGGGGCGGGCGGCGGCGGCGCGGGCTCCGCGGGAGGCGGCACCGAGGGCATCACGCCCGAGGTCTTCTTCGCCGCCGGCTGCTTGAGCAGCCCGGAGTTTCCGGTGCGCTTCGGACCGGAGCCGTCAGCGGGCGGCGTCGTGGGCAGCAGCCCCGAGGTGCGCTTCGGCCCCGAGCCCTCGAGGTTCGGCGGCGGGTTGAGGTGCACGCGGAAGCTGGCGGTGCCGAAGACCGAGAGCGGCTGCGCGAGGTCGTCCTGGAGCTTGCTCAGGAACTCGGCGATCTCCTGCGCGGGCACGCTGGCGTTCCAGGCCATGAGCTGCGCGTCGAGCTCGGCCTGAAACTCGCGGCAGCTCGCGAAGCGCTCGTCGCGGTTGCGCGCGAGCGCCTTGTTCATGGTCTTCACCAGGTTCGGCGGCAGGTCCGGCGCGAGCTGCTCGATGGGCGTGAACCGGGCGGTCATGGCCGCGGCGATGGCAGCCGGCCCGTCGCCTTGAATGGCCTTCTGCAGCGTGAACAGCTCGTAGAGCACGAGCGCGGCGGCGTAGAGATCGCAGCGGCCGTCGAGCTTGGCGTGCTCGAGCTGCTCCGGCGCGAGGTACGAGTACTTGCCCTTCACCACGCCGGCTTCGGTCTGCGAGCTGGCGTTGGCGGCCTTGGCCACGCCGAAGTCCACCAGCTTCACGATGCCGTCGAAGCTGACGAGCATGTTCTGCGGGCTGACGTCGCGGTGCACGAGCTGGAGCGGCTGGCCGTTCTCGTCCACCGCGTGGTGCGCATAGTCCAACGCCGACAAG comes from Deltaproteobacteria bacterium and encodes:
- a CDS encoding DUF3943 domain-containing protein, producing MALIAAPAQPPPPVDVPPAETTPDAAPLTPPNAEAPPPQPLFTKVPPKSYWVPAVEALTLGVGIVGYDRWVAKDGYAQVTPDSIGHFVITQPWFIDGDQMFMNFVAHPYMGSLAYNIARSNQLSYWESLGYTTAFAAAFELAGELQNPSINDLVNGSVGGSYFGETFHRLTEVLIQPGAPGAGPLRLVGGFLLDPMGSFNREVLGKPQPYQPEQLPQWQGRLYAGGLLIHGADYSRGQVVMGLDFSAGFPDDRSTRTLHPFDYMDMRFDYALIGRPNGDIMIRGLLAGGRLQTSDAAGAAGLYGLYDFDSGPDFRVSATSAGPGISIGMAPGTGLRLRATAVAAAVLMGASGTDEQADFIYKGPDFNQPPIYEMGPGAEGLVDSTLDWKGIGQARLIARSWLIGGVKPIVGLERDAAVTLGAATAFRGWPSLGVELSAQGRIPADDHAPSQWGWIGRATVGAPLGDW
- a CDS encoding endonuclease/exonuclease/phosphatase family protein, which translates into the protein MLASLAALALLGGCASMMNLRSQPSTSVPAKVASSNARPLRVVSFNVHLGEFLKYEREGHHASIERSFRQDPRLRSADIIGLQELCSDEGGWQVDYFHQVMKDTAGQSYVATALSDPIGKMMCARVEAIYSRFPIVNQGVITLPQVFEPRSAVWADIDVPNLDGQGTTRVRVYNAHLENRPQNMSWEEGRLKQIRVVLDHVDAWRAAHPGEPLILLGDLNTVGRIWDPWRREATIKAIEADQLQASIKGYHRTLTFTPHQIDWIFFNDQLALKHSEVVGVWLSDHFPLVADFTLAPAKEASAASAPPAAAPAPEQPSTASAAPAGLRPSAR
- a CDS encoding acyl-CoA desaturase, producing the protein MFAKTALIMAWLLGSYGALYLATNAWEVVLLAISVGLAMAGLGFNIQHDGGHAAYSKHEWINVAAAHTLDFIGGSSYVWHWKHNVTHHTYANIAHVDADTDVGAFARLTPHHTWRPWHALQHVYIWGLYGMLPFKWIFWDDFHDLATGHIGSQAFPRPKPGRMAATLLLKLQYFGWAIVLPLMVRPWRGVLLAYVVAALTLGVVLAVVFQLAHCVGEAEFPVPKAGSQDMNIDWATHQVATTVDFARDSKFLTWFLGGLNFQVEHHLFPRVTHLHFPALSKIVESTCAEFGVPYRAFPTFGAAVRSHARWLRRMGQRPAEAITPTAPATAEA
- a CDS encoding cold-shock protein, encoding MATGTVKWFNDSKGFGFISQDNGGDDVFVHHTAIQAEGFRTLAEGQKVEFDVTKGPKGLQASNVRPVS
- a CDS encoding protein kinase, which encodes MVAPGSSAPQKFGRYKLLQRIATGGMAEIFLAKQSGPGRFERSLVIKRILPHLAQDPTFVAMFLDEAALAAQLVHPCIAQVYDFGDEDGAYFIAMELVRGPDLRSVIAAARKTGTPIPRPIAVRLASQVLSALDYAHHAVDENGQPLQLVHRDVSPQNMLVSFDGIVKLVDFGVAKAANASSQTEAGVVKGKYSYLAPEQLEHAKLDGRCDLYAAALVLYELFTLQKAIQGDGPAAIAAAMTARFTPIEQLAPDLPPNLVKTMNKALARNRDERFASCREFQAELDAQLMAWNASVPAQEIAEFLSKLQDDLAQPLSVFGTASFRVHLNPPPNLEGSGPKRTSGLLPTTPPADGSGPKRTGNSGLLKQPAAKKTSGVMPSVPPPAEPAPPPPAPESNDTVIGMTLPEDPPPELSAKPVRKASKANQKALEPDTLDQEDPQRAQETVMGLMPVPAAEPEPEPEANEPQPEPTRNFSAEAPQSEQDEQDDIAAAMPSGGTNMGIVVGGALLAIVVLGGGAYALFGRSKPTVDQTVVAMNPAEKPIKPVEPAPAPPAPAPTPVATAPTPTPAPAPAPTPAPAPTPVAAAPTPTPAPPAPAPTPDPALAPDLKTPAPSTPHVAKAPRPAADAPSGSDAALISVTCDPPVKVFVDRTPLGPTPLNNAQAPVGSHVLRLVNGELGIKKEIPMDFAAGKAKKLTFKLAKGKAHFVVVPWAEVTVDGNKVGTTPFPDLELYEGTHWVELNNDKLGKQKTLFVEVKPGETTVVKAGLGGE